In the Hordeum vulgare subsp. vulgare chromosome 7H, MorexV3_pseudomolecules_assembly, whole genome shotgun sequence genome, one interval contains:
- the LOC123413517 gene encoding proteasome subunit beta type-6-like, producing the protein MDASSSLMGGPASADAPTDGEHRMGTTIVGVCYDGGVVLAADSRTSTGMYVANRASDKISQLTDNVYVCRSGSAADTQIISDYVRYFLHQHTIQLGQPATVKVASNLVRLLAYQNKSMLQAGMIVGGWDKYEGGQIYSVPLGGTILRQPFAIGGSGSSYLYGLMDHEWKEGMTQEEAEKFVVKVVSLAIARDGASGGVVRTVTINEEGVKRSFHPGDKLPLWHEEMEPQNSLLDILAAGSSDAMVQ; encoded by the exons atggacgcctcctCCTCGCTCATGGGCGGCCCCGCCTCCGCCGACGCGCCCACCGACGGGGAGCACCGGATGGGCACCACCATCGTCGGCGTCTGCTACGACGGCGGCGTGGTCCTCGCCGCCGACTCCAGGACCAGCACCG GAATGTATGTGGCAAACCGTGCTTCGGACAAGATTAGTCAGCTCACAGATAATGTCTATGTCTGCCGCTCCGGATCT GCTGCGGATACACAAATTATTTCAGATTATGTACGCTATTTTCTCCACCAACACAC AATTCAGCTTGGGCAACCTGCTACCGTGAAAGTTGCATCCAACTTGGTTAGGTTGCTGGCCTATCAGAACAAG AGCATGTTGCAAGCTGGAATGATAGTTGGTGGATGGGATAAGTACGAAGGAGGCCAAATTTACTCAGTCCCTCTTGGTGGGACAATTCTGAGGCAACCATTTGCAATTGGAG GATCTGGTTCCAGCTATCTGTATGGATTGATGGACCATGAATGGAAAGAGGGGATGACCCAGGAAGAAGCTGAG AAGTTTGTGGTGAAGGTGGTTTCCCTTGCTATTGCACGTGACGGTGCTAGTGGAGGGGTTGTTCGCACCGTTACT ATAAATGAGGAGGGCGTTAAGAGGAGCTTCCACCCTGGTGACAAGCTGCCACTGTGGCATGAGGAGATGGAGCCCCAGAACTCGCTCCTGGACATCCTCGCGGCCGGGAGCTCTGATGCCATGGTCCAGTGA